In the genome of Prosthecobacter algae, one region contains:
- a CDS encoding Gfo/Idh/MocA family oxidoreductase, giving the protein MPVSRRTFFKNTSLAAASVAFPAVVKSANPNSKLQVVSVGANGMAFSDIKNIGAHAAVKYVGFCDIDSTRFDQVDKAFPGTPHFADFREMFAQLGDKFDAVSVGTPDHMHAKASIDALRLKKHVYCQKPLAHTVWESRQMRLEAEKAGVTTQMGNQIHSAIEYRLGTRLLKEGAIGKIKEVYSWVAVTGNERNKRLDPMPGSAVPKNVNWDLWIGCAPMREYAACYHPFIWRDWQDFGGGAMGDFGCHILDPVFTALGLNAPLTVTARNSGINQHIWPTSEEVEFVFPGNDLTADKTLKVTWSDGGLRPDRKLAKMPDNLELPKSGSLFIGESGNMVLGHVAGPRLYPTDKFTTFKYPKEKGLSHWHVWVDACLTNSKTSDGFHYAGPLSEAVQLGNVATRFCPGPIDSRTGDPVEPKILEWDAANLSFKNFPEANKLLTKTYREGWAI; this is encoded by the coding sequence ATGCCTGTCAGCCGCCGCACCTTTTTCAAAAACACCTCCCTCGCCGCTGCCTCCGTCGCCTTTCCAGCGGTGGTAAAGTCTGCCAACCCGAACTCGAAGCTCCAGGTCGTGTCCGTGGGCGCGAATGGCATGGCCTTCAGCGACATTAAGAACATCGGCGCGCATGCGGCGGTGAAGTACGTGGGTTTTTGCGACATTGACAGCACCCGCTTTGATCAGGTGGACAAAGCCTTCCCGGGCACCCCACACTTTGCCGACTTCCGCGAAATGTTCGCGCAACTGGGCGATAAATTCGATGCCGTCTCCGTGGGCACACCGGACCACATGCATGCGAAGGCCTCTATCGATGCCTTGCGATTGAAGAAGCACGTGTATTGCCAAAAACCCCTCGCCCACACCGTGTGGGAGTCACGCCAAATGCGCCTGGAGGCGGAAAAAGCTGGCGTGACCACGCAGATGGGCAATCAGATCCACTCCGCCATCGAGTATCGCCTGGGCACCCGCCTGCTGAAGGAAGGGGCCATTGGGAAAATCAAAGAAGTATACTCTTGGGTGGCCGTGACAGGCAACGAGCGCAACAAGCGCCTGGACCCCATGCCGGGCAGCGCCGTGCCGAAAAATGTGAACTGGGACCTGTGGATCGGCTGCGCGCCCATGCGCGAGTACGCCGCCTGCTACCACCCCTTCATCTGGCGTGACTGGCAGGACTTTGGCGGTGGTGCCATGGGCGACTTCGGCTGCCACATCCTGGACCCCGTTTTCACGGCCCTGGGGCTGAATGCACCCCTCACCGTCACAGCGCGGAACAGCGGCATCAATCAGCATATCTGGCCCACCTCCGAAGAGGTGGAATTTGTCTTCCCTGGCAATGACCTGACGGCGGACAAAACCCTGAAAGTGACCTGGAGCGATGGTGGCCTGCGCCCCGACCGCAAGCTGGCCAAGATGCCGGATAACCTGGAACTGCCCAAGAGCGGCTCCCTCTTCATCGGTGAAAGCGGGAACATGGTCCTCGGTCACGTCGCCGGTCCGCGTCTGTACCCTACGGATAAATTCACCACCTTCAAATACCCGAAGGAAAAAGGCCTCAGCCACTGGCATGTCTGGGTGGATGCCTGCCTAACTAATAGTAAAACCAGCGATGGGTTCCACTACGCAGGTCCTCTCTCTGAGGCTGTGCAACTTGGCAATGTGGCCACGCGCTTCTGCCCCGGCCCCATTGACTCCCGCACGGGCGATCCTGTGGAGCCGAAGATCCTGGAATGGGATGCGGCCAACCTCAGCTTTAAAAACTTCCCCGAAGCTAACAAACTGCTGACCAAAACCTACCGCGAAGGCTGGGCGATCTGA
- a CDS encoding SufE family protein, with protein sequence MLVPMTLRDKQTELIADLNLIENVQERLSALTSFIPAVTLPETLRTDDLLVPGCVSRVWLHGELRDGRCHFRCAADSPMVAGLVALLCHLYTDSEPAEVVAVEPEIWVGCAFHKALSPTRLNGLASMRTRMRDWAAASSQVPQA encoded by the coding sequence ATGCTGGTGCCCATGACCCTGCGGGATAAACAAACCGAACTCATCGCCGACCTGAACCTCATCGAAAACGTTCAGGAGCGCCTCTCTGCCCTCACCTCTTTCATCCCAGCGGTGACGCTTCCCGAGACCCTGCGCACGGACGATCTCCTCGTCCCCGGCTGCGTTTCGCGCGTGTGGTTGCATGGGGAGCTGCGAGATGGGCGCTGCCATTTTCGTTGCGCGGCAGACTCGCCCATGGTCGCGGGATTAGTGGCTCTTTTGTGTCACCTTTACACGGATTCGGAACCGGCGGAGGTGGTGGCCGTAGAGCCTGAAATCTGGGTCGGATGCGCCTTCCATAAGGCTTTGTCGCCCACCCGGCTGAATGGACTGGCCTCCATGCGCACCCGCATGCGTGACTGGGCCGCTGCAAGCTCGCAGGTCCCCCAGGCGTAG
- a CDS encoding SWIM zinc finger family protein: protein MSWNQEETQEAAERVQREIAKRRARGEALLPLEAPQKSRHLCQSFWGQAWCRHLAHYQHYEARLPAGRSYLRQGKVLDLTVEPGTISAVVAGTELYETLIHIRPLAADHWQEIVQASQGQVNSLLDLLTGKLGDGLMQVLSHPEDGLFPQPGEIRFDCSCPDHADLCKHAAAVLYGTGILLDSQPQLLFTLRGVDQADLLATASETSAAGLGQTDRELQGTDLSALFGIDLTE from the coding sequence ATGTCATGGAACCAGGAAGAGACGCAGGAAGCGGCGGAGCGAGTGCAGCGGGAGATCGCCAAACGGCGCGCCCGAGGCGAGGCCCTGCTGCCACTGGAGGCCCCGCAAAAAAGCCGTCACCTGTGCCAGAGCTTTTGGGGCCAGGCCTGGTGCCGACATCTGGCCCACTACCAGCACTATGAGGCACGCCTGCCAGCCGGCCGCAGCTACCTGCGCCAGGGCAAGGTGCTGGATCTCACTGTGGAGCCCGGAACCATCAGCGCCGTGGTGGCCGGGACGGAGCTTTACGAGACGCTCATCCACATCCGCCCACTGGCGGCCGATCATTGGCAAGAGATCGTCCAGGCCAGCCAGGGCCAGGTGAACTCTTTGTTAGACCTGCTGACGGGGAAACTGGGCGATGGGCTGATGCAGGTGCTTTCGCACCCGGAAGACGGCCTGTTCCCGCAGCCGGGCGAGATCCGTTTTGACTGCTCCTGCCCGGACCACGCGGACCTGTGCAAACATGCGGCTGCGGTGCTGTATGGCACGGGCATTTTGCTGGATTCCCAGCCACAGCTCCTTTTCACCCTACGTGGGGTGGATCAGGCGGATCTGCTGGCCACCGCCAGCGAAACCTCTGCCGCAGGCCTCGGCCAAACCGACCGTGAGTTGCAGGGTACGGACCTCTCTGCCCTCTTCGGCATTGATCTCACGGAGTAA
- a CDS encoding Gfo/Idh/MocA family oxidoreductase → MHSILIIGCGSIGERHLRCFQNTGRCLVAACDTNPTLAAAIRERYGLTVHDSLDAALAASSFDAAVICTPAHLHLPLANRLMIEGLDVFIEKPLAIDQTLVAETRRTIAQTRRKVAVAYVYHLMPWLKAAHEFLAQKELGKILHVSSTSGQHFPTFRPAYRDIYYARHDLGGGAIQDALTHVMNAVEWLIGPCTRVFCDASHQALEGVTVEDTVNILARHGEVLASYALTQFQAPNENTLLLNGERGSLKIEIHHRRWGVMKHGDADWTWHVTPPMERDELFTAQAHAFQDVMEGKKTSLCTFEEAVQTLRFNEAALRSSATQLPITLE, encoded by the coding sequence ATGCATTCCATCCTCATCATCGGCTGCGGCAGCATTGGAGAGCGGCATCTGCGCTGCTTTCAGAACACAGGGCGCTGTCTGGTAGCCGCCTGCGACACGAACCCAACGCTGGCAGCCGCAATCAGGGAACGTTATGGGCTGACGGTTCATGATTCTCTGGATGCAGCCCTGGCCGCTTCATCGTTCGATGCCGCCGTCATCTGCACCCCGGCCCACCTTCATCTGCCACTGGCGAATAGGCTGATGATCGAAGGTCTGGACGTCTTCATCGAAAAACCGCTCGCGATTGATCAGACGTTGGTCGCGGAGACTCGGCGGACGATTGCCCAAACCCGACGAAAGGTGGCGGTGGCCTATGTTTATCACCTCATGCCGTGGCTCAAGGCCGCGCATGAATTTCTGGCGCAAAAGGAATTGGGCAAAATCCTTCACGTCAGCAGCACCTCAGGGCAGCATTTCCCGACCTTCCGCCCGGCCTACCGGGACATCTACTATGCGAGGCACGATCTGGGAGGAGGCGCCATCCAGGATGCCCTGACGCATGTGATGAATGCGGTGGAGTGGCTCATCGGCCCCTGCACACGCGTTTTTTGCGATGCCTCGCATCAGGCCTTGGAAGGCGTGACGGTGGAAGACACGGTGAACATCCTCGCACGCCACGGCGAGGTGCTGGCCAGCTATGCGCTGACGCAATTTCAGGCCCCCAACGAAAACACCCTGCTCCTCAACGGTGAGCGCGGCAGCCTGAAGATCGAGATCCATCACCGGCGCTGGGGGGTGATGAAACATGGCGATGCCGACTGGACCTGGCACGTGACTCCACCAATGGAAAGGGACGAGCTTTTCACAGCCCAGGCCCATGCTTTCCAGGATGTCATGGAAGGGAAAAAGACCTCGCTCTGCACTTTTGAAGAGGCGGTGCAAACGCTACGGTTCAATGAAGCCGCGCTGCGTTCCTCCGCAACTCAACTCCCCATCACCCTCGAATGA
- a CDS encoding Gfo/Idh/MocA family protein: MSAPAKELRLAMLGMIEGNGHPYSWSGIINGYNPTEMAKCPYPGITAYMGRQPLEAIRIPGARVTHIWTDDPADAPKVAAASLIEQVVARPEDVIGEVDAVIIATDDGDDHVRRARPFIEAGLPVFVDKPMATNMADLRQFAHWHHEGKTLLSTSGIRYAPEMRLSESQRTHLGDLRWITSFTCKTWERYGIHALEAVEPLLGTGFVSVQAHSDEGGDVMHVTHHSGVRLTLGALHDAYGSFGAVHLYGTKGDLALKHSDTYHAFRAQLVAFIHMLQTGVRPLPFDETVELMAVIIAGIRSREQGGSMIRIADVLHEL, from the coding sequence ATGAGCGCCCCAGCAAAAGAACTCCGTCTGGCCATGCTGGGAATGATCGAAGGCAACGGCCACCCTTACTCCTGGAGCGGCATCATCAATGGCTACAATCCGACCGAGATGGCCAAGTGCCCCTACCCCGGCATCACGGCCTACATGGGACGGCAGCCGCTGGAGGCCATCCGCATCCCAGGGGCCCGAGTGACGCACATCTGGACGGACGATCCCGCCGATGCACCCAAGGTGGCCGCAGCCAGCCTAATAGAACAGGTCGTGGCCCGACCTGAGGATGTGATTGGCGAGGTGGATGCTGTCATCATCGCCACCGACGATGGCGATGATCATGTGCGCCGGGCGCGGCCCTTCATTGAAGCCGGACTGCCTGTCTTCGTCGACAAACCAATGGCCACCAACATGGCTGATCTGCGCCAGTTTGCCCATTGGCATCATGAGGGCAAAACCCTCCTGTCCACCAGCGGCATACGCTATGCACCGGAGATGCGGCTTAGCGAATCCCAGCGCACCCACCTCGGCGATCTGCGCTGGATCACCAGCTTCACCTGCAAGACTTGGGAGCGTTACGGCATCCACGCACTGGAAGCGGTGGAGCCGCTCCTCGGCACCGGATTTGTCAGCGTTCAGGCCCACAGTGATGAAGGCGGGGATGTGATGCACGTCACCCACCACAGCGGCGTTAGGTTGACCCTGGGTGCCCTGCATGATGCGTATGGCAGCTTTGGCGCGGTGCACCTTTATGGAACAAAAGGCGATCTCGCGCTGAAACATAGCGACACTTATCACGCCTTCCGGGCCCAGTTGGTGGCGTTCATCCACATGCTGCAGACGGGGGTGCGGCCGCTGCCATTTGATGAAACCGTGGAACTGATGGCCGTGATCATCGCCGGAATCCGCAGCCGTGAGCAAGGCGGGTCCATGATACGCATCGCCGATGTGCTGCATGAACTTTAA
- a CDS encoding SDR family NAD(P)-dependent oxidoreductase has protein sequence MSHCIDLQGKVVLITGASQGIGAQMARTFHQAGATVALNHPGLGSTGEDAQKIADELNALRATSAAVVMADVADAEAVQAMMTEVQRTFGGLDYLINNAAILRDRTIAKMSHEEWESVMDVNLTGVFHCCKYALEIMRENGAIVSMGSIAAIQGFYGQANYAAAKAGVQAMMRVLSREAARRNIRANAIAPGVVDTAMAATIPESVRAEMIKNIPLGRFGSTAEIANVALFLCSPLASYVTGQTLEVNGGWRG, from the coding sequence ATGAGCCATTGCATCGACCTCCAAGGCAAAGTTGTCCTTATCACTGGAGCCTCCCAGGGTATCGGAGCCCAGATGGCCCGCACCTTTCATCAGGCTGGTGCCACGGTGGCGCTGAATCATCCAGGGCTGGGCAGCACGGGTGAAGACGCCCAAAAGATCGCCGATGAACTGAATGCGCTGCGCGCTACGAGCGCAGCCGTGGTGATGGCAGACGTGGCGGATGCCGAAGCCGTGCAGGCCATGATGACGGAGGTGCAGCGGACCTTTGGCGGTCTCGACTACCTGATCAACAACGCGGCCATCCTGCGCGACCGCACCATCGCCAAGATGAGCCATGAAGAATGGGAATCGGTGATGGATGTAAACCTCACGGGGGTGTTTCACTGCTGCAAGTACGCGCTTGAAATCATGCGTGAAAACGGGGCCATCGTCAGCATGGGCAGCATCGCGGCGATCCAGGGTTTCTACGGCCAGGCGAACTACGCGGCAGCCAAGGCAGGCGTACAGGCGATGATGCGGGTGCTCAGCCGTGAGGCGGCACGAAGGAACATCCGCGCCAATGCGATTGCCCCGGGCGTGGTGGATACGGCGATGGCCGCAACCATCCCGGAAAGCGTGCGTGCCGAGATGATCAAAAACATCCCATTGGGCCGATTCGGCAGCACGGCTGAGATCGCCAACGTGGCGCTGTTTCTATGCTCGCCGCTGGCCTCCTACGTGACAGGGCAAACTCTGGAAGTGAACGGAGGCTGGCGCGGATGA
- a CDS encoding acyl CoA:acetate/3-ketoacid CoA transferase: MRAAALCVTADEAIAAIPDGTCVAVGGFVGAGHPEMLTAALERRFLQTGTPNDLTLYYCAGQGDRGERGLNHLAHRGLIKRVIGGHWNLAPKLGAMALANEIEAYNFPQGVLSVLLREIAAKRPGLITQVGLNTFIDASQTGGRMNARTTEPLVERLMLDGQIWLRYKPVPVHVGLIRATYADARGNLSMEREGLVGEVLPIAQAAKNHGGIVIAQVEKVVDRLPDPKAVRVPGILVDYVVASEGVQHDQTFGEVFNADYVSTCNTAFELPAMAFSERKIIGQRALQEIRAGDIVNLGIGLPESVAMVAAETGRLQEFTLTVESGPTGGVPASGLSFGCSYFPEAIIDQPSQFDFYDGGGLDIAVLGAVEVDAEGSVNVASFAGRFAGVGGFVNIVQSARRLVFCLTLRAGDLEVAVENGRLVIVKEGRHAKFVKRFQHVCFHGPTALHRGQQVIYVTERAVFELTAQGLKLIELAPGVDLQKQVLDQMEFAPVIESVSAMPDGCFSLLS, encoded by the coding sequence ATGAGGGCGGCGGCTCTTTGCGTCACGGCAGATGAAGCCATCGCCGCCATTCCAGATGGCACCTGTGTGGCGGTTGGTGGCTTTGTGGGTGCCGGACATCCGGAGATGCTGACGGCGGCACTGGAACGGCGCTTTCTGCAAACGGGCACGCCCAATGACCTGACGTTGTACTATTGCGCCGGCCAAGGAGACCGGGGCGAACGCGGCCTGAACCACCTCGCCCATCGGGGGCTCATCAAGCGGGTGATCGGCGGCCACTGGAACCTCGCGCCCAAGTTGGGAGCCATGGCGCTGGCCAATGAAATCGAAGCCTACAATTTCCCGCAGGGGGTGCTGAGCGTGCTCCTCCGCGAGATCGCCGCCAAGCGCCCAGGCCTGATCACCCAGGTCGGCCTGAACACCTTCATCGACGCATCGCAGACCGGAGGCCGGATGAATGCGCGCACCACAGAACCTCTGGTGGAAAGGCTGATGCTGGACGGCCAGATTTGGCTGAGATACAAGCCCGTGCCTGTGCATGTGGGACTCATCCGCGCCACATATGCGGACGCACGCGGCAATTTAAGCATGGAACGCGAAGGCTTGGTGGGGGAGGTGCTGCCCATCGCCCAGGCCGCCAAAAACCATGGAGGCATCGTCATCGCCCAGGTGGAAAAAGTCGTGGACCGCCTGCCAGATCCGAAAGCGGTGCGTGTGCCGGGCATCCTGGTGGACTACGTGGTGGCCAGCGAGGGGGTGCAGCATGACCAGACATTCGGCGAGGTGTTCAATGCCGACTATGTGAGCACCTGTAACACGGCCTTTGAACTGCCCGCGATGGCTTTTTCTGAGCGCAAAATCATCGGCCAACGCGCCCTGCAGGAGATTCGTGCGGGGGACATTGTGAATCTGGGAATCGGCCTACCCGAAAGTGTCGCCATGGTGGCCGCGGAGACAGGAAGGCTGCAAGAGTTTACCCTCACGGTGGAGAGCGGCCCTACCGGGGGAGTGCCCGCTTCCGGCCTCAGCTTTGGCTGCAGCTATTTTCCGGAAGCCATCATTGACCAGCCCTCTCAATTTGACTTTTACGATGGCGGCGGCCTGGACATCGCCGTGCTGGGTGCCGTGGAGGTGGATGCGGAGGGCAGCGTGAATGTGGCCAGCTTTGCCGGGCGTTTTGCGGGCGTGGGCGGCTTTGTCAACATAGTCCAAAGCGCGCGCCGCCTGGTCTTTTGCCTCACCTTGCGTGCAGGAGATCTGGAGGTGGCCGTGGAGAATGGGCGGCTGGTGATTGTCAAAGAAGGCCGCCATGCCAAATTTGTGAAACGTTTCCAGCATGTCTGCTTTCACGGCCCCACCGCCCTCCATCGGGGTCAGCAGGTCATCTATGTCACGGAGCGGGCGGTCTTTGAACTGACAGCGCAGGGGCTGAAGCTCATCGAACTGGCCCCGGGGGTGGATCTGCAAAAGCAGGTCCTTGACCAGATGGAGTTCGCTCCTGTTATCGAGTCTGTCTCCGCCATGCCTGACGGCTGCTTTTCCCTTCTCTCATGA
- a CDS encoding acetyl-CoA C-acyltransferase gives MIYSTPVFITDAKRSPIGRLGGGLRSLSVADLALPVAQAMVPEPLKPAIQQVILGQVLQAGAGMNVARQLGLRLGLPQSTPAYVVNMVCGSGMKAVALGADAIAAGEAALVLAGGVESMSRAPHYAPDLRSGCKLGNSSLVDAILADGLTDPVLNIGMGETAERIVDACAITRADQDAFALASQQGASASREAFQREIVPLETREGMVQHDEHPRSDTTLEKLSKLKPAFRKDGSVTAGNSSGVNDGSALLMLASEAAISRHSLTTRARLVGCSAVGCDPATMGLGPVHAIRRLCEEAGWELDSVDAVEINEAFAAQALACAQQLGLDQSRLNRRGGAIALGHPVGCSGARVLVTLLHLMEDLDLRRGIASLCIGGGMGIAMAIERGK, from the coding sequence ATGATCTACTCCACGCCCGTCTTCATCACCGATGCAAAACGCTCCCCGATTGGTCGGCTGGGCGGCGGCCTGCGCTCACTTTCTGTGGCAGACCTAGCCCTGCCAGTGGCACAGGCGATGGTTCCAGAGCCGCTGAAGCCTGCCATTCAGCAGGTGATCCTGGGCCAGGTGCTGCAGGCGGGAGCAGGCATGAATGTGGCACGCCAACTGGGGCTGCGCCTGGGCCTGCCGCAGAGCACGCCCGCCTATGTGGTAAACATGGTCTGCGGCTCTGGCATGAAGGCCGTGGCCCTGGGGGCAGATGCCATCGCGGCAGGTGAGGCCGCTCTGGTTCTGGCGGGAGGCGTGGAATCCATGAGCCGTGCCCCGCATTATGCCCCCGACTTGCGCAGCGGTTGCAAACTGGGCAACAGCTCGTTGGTGGATGCCATCTTGGCCGATGGCCTGACGGATCCCGTGCTGAACATCGGCATGGGAGAAACCGCCGAACGCATTGTAGATGCCTGTGCCATCACCCGGGCAGACCAGGATGCTTTTGCCCTGGCCAGCCAGCAAGGGGCCAGTGCCAGCCGTGAGGCCTTTCAGCGCGAGATTGTTCCACTGGAAACCCGTGAGGGGATGGTGCAGCACGATGAGCATCCGCGGTCAGATACCACCCTGGAGAAGCTTTCCAAACTGAAGCCCGCCTTTCGCAAAGACGGCAGCGTCACGGCTGGCAATTCGTCGGGGGTAAACGATGGATCGGCCCTGCTGATGCTGGCTTCGGAGGCCGCCATCTCCCGACACAGCCTGACAACACGGGCACGTCTTGTCGGCTGTTCCGCGGTGGGCTGCGATCCAGCCACCATGGGCCTGGGGCCGGTACATGCCATCCGCCGTCTGTGCGAAGAGGCCGGGTGGGAACTCGATTCAGTGGACGCTGTGGAGATCAACGAAGCCTTTGCTGCCCAGGCACTGGCCTGCGCCCAGCAGTTGGGACTTGATCAGAGCCGATTGAACCGTCGCGGTGGAGCCATTGCGCTCGGCCATCCGGTGGGGTGTAGCGGTGCGCGGGTGCTGGTGACGCTGCTGCATCTCATGGAGGACCTGGACCTGCGGCGTGGCATCGCCTCCCTCTGCATCGGCGGAGGCATGGGCATTGCCATGGCCATTGAACGAGGGAAATGA
- a CDS encoding substrate-binding domain-containing protein, which produces MKKKAATSPSLPRRLSLVAQTVDSLCEGIKNGHWQKLLPGERELCESLQVSRRTLRSALDELQRKGWLEVAHRQRRRIKGRRSKPEIEEPKKVVAILMPGSFLSLPSRITFVIDSLRSKLTAAGCEVQFHVNPACYTANPGRVLSQFVATHPASVWLVLSAQEPMQRWFSKQPLSSLILGSSAPGINLPSVDVDFHAACHHAGGLLWRKGHRQIGLVLFKDVYGGDIASEEGLRDALKDMPGAQLHVLRHDNQSSSLCALLDESLRQPKPPTAYVVGGATQVLTVMMHLMRRGKRIPQDIAVISRDNDPILDATSPTVARYAIQPAQLATRIALVVRQLAETNTVPANAIRLMPTFVAGESV; this is translated from the coding sequence ATGAAGAAAAAAGCCGCCACCTCCCCCAGCCTTCCTCGGCGACTATCCTTAGTGGCCCAAACGGTAGACAGCCTTTGTGAAGGCATCAAAAACGGCCATTGGCAAAAGCTGCTGCCAGGAGAGCGCGAACTCTGCGAAAGCCTCCAGGTCAGCCGTCGCACACTCCGTTCGGCCCTGGATGAATTGCAGCGCAAAGGCTGGCTGGAAGTGGCCCACAGACAGCGGCGGCGCATCAAGGGCCGCCGGAGCAAACCTGAGATCGAAGAGCCCAAAAAGGTCGTCGCCATCCTCATGCCCGGCTCTTTCCTTTCCCTACCCTCACGGATCACCTTTGTCATCGACAGCCTGCGGAGCAAGCTCACCGCCGCAGGTTGTGAGGTGCAGTTCCACGTGAACCCAGCCTGCTACACAGCCAACCCGGGGCGGGTACTCTCGCAGTTTGTAGCAACCCACCCCGCCTCAGTTTGGCTGGTGCTCAGCGCCCAGGAACCCATGCAGCGGTGGTTCAGCAAGCAGCCACTGTCTTCCCTAATTCTGGGGTCCTCCGCCCCAGGGATCAACCTGCCCTCCGTGGATGTGGACTTTCACGCCGCCTGCCACCACGCGGGCGGCCTGCTCTGGCGCAAAGGCCACCGACAGATCGGCCTGGTGCTTTTCAAAGATGTGTACGGGGGTGACATCGCCAGCGAGGAGGGGCTGCGCGATGCCCTCAAGGACATGCCCGGAGCCCAACTGCATGTACTGCGGCATGACAACCAGTCCAGCAGTCTCTGCGCCTTGCTGGACGAATCCCTACGACAACCAAAACCGCCCACCGCCTACGTGGTCGGCGGGGCCACCCAGGTCCTCACCGTCATGATGCATCTCATGCGCCGCGGCAAACGCATCCCACAAGACATCGCCGTGATCTCTCGGGACAACGATCCCATCCTGGATGCCACCAGTCCCACCGTCGCCCGTTACGCCATCCAGCCTGCGCAACTGGCCACCCGCATCGCCCTGGTCGTCCGCCAGTTGGCAGAGACGAATACCGTGCCCGCCAATGCCATCCGGCTGATGCCCACCTTCGTCGCCGGAGAGTCCGTCTAA
- a CDS encoding CNNM domain-containing protein → MLLLLLAISVTVLAVSFTCSLTEAVLLSLNPLELKLQEKKGIRSAGRWLEMKNAIERPISAILVFNTLANTGLATLAGALFTGIYGAEWLWVFSILMSILVLFGGEMAPKIIGVHHAAKFAPRLIGPLTVMLRLCHPLVLLMEKFCERLKSRSTEGRNQSDQIMDIITLVQAAKAEQLLHNQEEIIMIHAATLSARRVKTAMVPKEAVRVFDARLSLLENVQAVGPKLHRSYPVSLDGTPDSLIGYIRVRELFVQNLTTPATADWTKLVRPALHVDGKASLTQLLALFLEEQEVAALVDAPGARMAGWITLDDVMKVLMGARV, encoded by the coding sequence ATGCTGCTGCTCCTCCTTGCCATCTCCGTCACCGTCCTCGCCGTCTCCTTCACCTGCTCCTTGACGGAGGCGGTGCTGCTCAGCCTGAATCCACTGGAACTGAAGTTGCAGGAGAAAAAGGGCATCCGCAGTGCGGGGCGCTGGTTGGAAATGAAGAACGCCATCGAGCGGCCTATCTCCGCCATCCTCGTCTTCAATACCCTGGCCAACACGGGCCTGGCTACGCTGGCAGGTGCCCTTTTTACCGGTATCTATGGGGCAGAGTGGCTGTGGGTCTTTTCCATCCTCATGTCCATCCTGGTCCTCTTTGGTGGGGAGATGGCGCCGAAGATCATCGGTGTGCATCATGCGGCCAAGTTTGCTCCCCGGCTCATCGGGCCTCTCACCGTCATGCTGCGCCTCTGCCATCCGCTGGTATTGCTGATGGAAAAATTCTGCGAACGGCTGAAGAGCCGCAGCACCGAAGGGCGCAACCAAAGCGACCAAATCATGGACATCATCACCCTGGTGCAGGCGGCTAAGGCTGAGCAACTGCTGCATAACCAGGAAGAGATCATCATGATCCATGCGGCCACCCTCAGCGCCCGGCGGGTGAAGACGGCCATGGTGCCGAAGGAAGCCGTGCGCGTCTTTGACGCCCGGCTCTCCCTTCTGGAAAATGTGCAGGCGGTGGGGCCCAAGTTGCATCGCAGCTATCCTGTGAGCCTGGATGGTACGCCAGACAGTCTTATCGGTTACATCCGCGTGCGCGAGCTCTTCGTTCAGAATCTCACCACCCCTGCCACGGCGGACTGGACAAAGCTGGTCCGGCCAGCGCTGCATGTGGATGGCAAGGCCTCCCTCACCCAGCTTCTGGCCCTCTTTTTGGAGGAGCAGGAGGTCGCCGCCTTGGTGGATGCCCCCGGTGCGCGCATGGCGGGATGGATCACCCTGGACGATGTGATGAAAGTTCTGATGGGCGCACGTGTTTAA
- a CDS encoding M14 family zinc carboxypeptidase, whose product MNIFPPVHLSRSRHTPLRIAPSRLILESLPPDQGIYIPKIISKPLKKGQGYKFGIFGGIHGDEEAGTLAIQELIQWAAEKPEELHDFELHFFPICNPTGRNLGIRHNQNGLDLNREFWYGSIEPEVIYLENELRRERYDGIVSLHADDDSDGCYGFVSGALLSEHLLEPALAAAAESLPRNELPIIDGFLASRGIIKEGYHGILSAPPEQHPRPLEIVFETPALSPMHHQVSATVAAVKTILAEYRQLQAYAANL is encoded by the coding sequence ATGAATATCTTTCCCCCTGTTCATCTCTCCCGCAGTCGCCACACCCCGCTGCGCATCGCCCCTTCACGCCTCATTTTGGAAAGCCTGCCACCAGACCAGGGAATCTACATTCCCAAGATCATCAGCAAACCGCTGAAGAAGGGCCAGGGCTACAAATTTGGCATCTTCGGCGGCATTCATGGCGATGAGGAGGCGGGTACGCTGGCCATTCAGGAACTGATCCAGTGGGCGGCGGAAAAGCCGGAGGAACTGCACGACTTCGAACTCCATTTCTTTCCCATCTGCAATCCGACAGGACGTAATCTGGGCATCCGCCACAATCAGAACGGCCTGGATCTGAATCGCGAATTTTGGTATGGCTCCATTGAGCCTGAGGTCATTTACCTGGAGAACGAGCTGCGCCGCGAACGTTACGACGGCATCGTCTCCCTGCATGCCGACGATGACTCTGATGGCTGCTATGGCTTTGTCAGCGGGGCTCTGCTCAGCGAGCACCTGCTGGAGCCTGCGCTGGCCGCCGCAGCGGAATCTCTGCCGCGCAATGAGCTGCCCATCATTGATGGTTTCCTCGCCTCCCGTGGCATCATCAAGGAAGGTTACCACGGCATCCTCAGCGCGCCGCCGGAGCAGCATCCGCGGCCTCTGGAAATCGTCTTTGAAACACCCGCTCTCTCGCCCATGCACCATCAGGTCAGCGCTACGGTGGCGGCGGTGAAGACCATTCTGGCGGAATATCGCCAGCTCCAGGCCTACGCGGCGAACTTGTAA